The proteins below come from a single Chitinophaga pinensis DSM 2588 genomic window:
- a CDS encoding deoxynucleoside kinase: MTKQNKIKHIAIAGNIGAGKTTLTELLARHYKWAPQFEDVEHNPYLNDFYEDMPRWSFNLQIYFLHGRLRQLLDIEKGNQIVIQDRTIYEDAHIFAPNLYEMGLMTKRDFDNYFSFFETVKSMVKPPDLLIYLRASVPTLVAQIQKRGREYEENIRLDYLKRLNEFYNNWIEKYAEGPLLIIDIDKNKFPESEEDLGEIISKIDSQLHGLF; this comes from the coding sequence CCGGTAATATTGGCGCAGGAAAAACCACACTTACTGAACTGCTTGCACGACACTATAAATGGGCTCCCCAGTTCGAAGATGTTGAACATAATCCTTATCTGAATGACTTTTACGAGGATATGCCCCGCTGGTCATTCAATCTGCAGATTTACTTCCTGCACGGTCGTCTGAGACAATTGCTGGATATAGAGAAAGGCAATCAGATCGTGATACAGGACCGTACCATATACGAAGATGCGCACATCTTTGCGCCGAACCTGTATGAAATGGGCCTGATGACAAAGCGCGATTTTGACAACTACTTCAGTTTCTTCGAAACAGTAAAGTCAATGGTAAAACCGCCGGACCTGCTGATCTATCTGCGTGCATCCGTACCGACACTGGTAGCACAGATACAGAAAAGAGGCAGGGAATATGAAGAAAATATCCGTCTCGATTATCTGAAAAGACTGAATGAATTTTACAATAACTGGATTGAAAAATACGCAGAAGGTCCTTTACTGATCATCGATATCGACAAGAATAAATTCCCTGAAAGCGAAGAAGATCTTGGTGAGATCATTTCAAAAATAGATTCACAGTTACACGGATTGTTCTGA